A portion of the Aricia agestis chromosome 1, ilAriAges1.1, whole genome shotgun sequence genome contains these proteins:
- the LOC121732424 gene encoding oxysterol-binding protein-related protein 3-like isoform X5: MSAASGLKHVATEPAQLDNKRERRRGNSTRAAGRAAALRRVPSDSDCSVETASLSADSGDRSVRPPPPPVRTSKSRSRRRGSEWEVLEGLKDGQRFDKRPEVFNGYLHKKRKWPLKGWHKRFFVVDGGILVYARSAGDVARGRLHGSVDVGLSVLSAKPRRRRIDIDADEFIYHLRAKTHDAFRTWLHVLKTHRLYRQHLLTFGARESVPKIHAPLDDIPPNENSSRLVSPTSPPLRGPQAGFVSGTPGGRLASWIIESGSGLESATRSLSEAQQGVAALQRLAAALQAAAAPDTDASLDGASPGVKTTRRKFGLRKKKSSTKCSSVDLHAAAHAAGVHLDPSGSHTALSALTAPPSPGGGASSMPNSAASLPIAFLSSYLASTTIVPCAAARPQSLPGAEALNAPTSLTSLNHEHQLRDDFNVLAKDLVTTLKDVVATLVMERGRLRAAMEAGDGPTGGVLTALRNNLSTALHQNEVSSTELRARLSRIHDASDLADVTAPPHNAEQNRRFPHSLSYSSSCVSASEFFDAEEHDDNKTDEMLDADEAGVIELDGDSSSEAGSLSSDDASASTDNSDAVARLGAPKKRSTRRRLSTSGNESNRSKRKHSKQKLRRETSTTVNGRAEERVVSAGEEGAEWTRRTRLPHPRPSPAPPSLWNLLYKNIGKDLSQISMPVTINEPLNMLQRLCEELEYSELLDAAAVCTGAAERCALIGAFAVSAYAATAHRAASKPFNPLLGETYECVRADRGFSFLAEQVSHHPPVSACHAESARWVFWQEARIKTKFWGKSMEFQPAGKVHVRLLTTGDHYSWNKVTTCVHNLFGGQRWVDQYGEMTVTCHGTDISCKLNFIKASSWSNSRHEVRGAVSGGGARLRLQGRWTEALHAGEPPAAKCLWRPGAMPAEHELYYGFTRFAMELNELEPGMRDRLPHTDTRLRPDQRALEEGDVESAETLKLQLEQAQRDRRRDRPDHRPQWFRRSGEGEGGEEETWVFSGEYWRARERGFPDLRAPRLW; encoded by the exons ATGTCTGCCGCGTCCGGACTGAAGCATGTCGCCACAGAGCCCGCGCAGCTGGACAACAAGC GCGAGCGTCGTCGCGGCAACTCGacgcgggcagcggggcgggcggcggcgctgcGCCGCGTGCCCTCCGACTCGGACTGCTCGGTGGAGACGGCCAGCCTATCCGCCGATAGCGGGGACCGGTCTGTGagaccgccgccgccgccggtcAGAACGTCCAAGTCCAGGAG TCGTCGCCGCGGCTCGGAGTGGGAGGTGCTTGAGGGTCTGAAGGACGGGCAGCGGTTCGACAAACGGCCAGAGGTGTTTAACGGGTACCTGCATAAGAAGAGGAAATGGCCCCTCAAGGGGTGGCACAAG CGTTTCTTTGTCGTCGACGGCGGTATACTAGTATACGCGCGGTCCGCCGGCGACGTGGCGCGCGGCCGGCTGCACGGCTCCGTCGACGTCGGCCTGTCGGTGCTGTCGGCCAAGCCGCGCCGACGCCGCATAGACATTGACGCCGACGAGTTCATATACCACCTCCGGGCTAAGACGCACGACGCGTTCCGCACGTGGCTGCACGTGCTGAAGACGCACAG GCTATACCGTCAACACCTGCTGACGTTCGGCGCCCGGGAGTCCGTCCCCAAGATACATGCACCCCTCGACGACATACCTCCCAATGAGAACTCCTCCC GCTTGGTAAGCCCCACTTCGCCCCCTCTCCGCGGGCCTCAGGCTGGCTTCGTGTCTGGCACACCAGGTGGACGACTCGCCAGTTGGATCATAG AATCAGGCTCCGGTCTGGAAAGCGCCACACGTTCCCTCAGCGAGGCGCAGCAGGGCGTGGCAGCACTTCAGCGACTTGCAGCAGCACTGCAGGCGGCGGCCGCGCCCGACACCGACGCGTCGCTCGACGGCGCCTCCCCCGGCGTCAAGACTACGCGCCGCAAGTTCGGTCTGCGCAAGAAGAAAAGCTCCACGAAATGCTCGTCCGTAGACCTGCACGCAGCCGCGCACGCTGCTGGCGTACACCTCGACCCGTCCGGCTCGCACACG GCGCTATCCGCTTTAACCGCGCCCCCTTCGCCCGGCGGCGGCGCGTCCTCCATGCCTAACTCTGCCGCATCCCTGCCTATCG CGTTTCTTTCCTCCTATCTGGCTTCCACTACTATAGTTC CGTGCGCGGCCGCTCGCCCGCAGTCCCTGCCGGGTGCGGAGGCTCTCAACGCGCCCACGAGCCTCACCAGCCTCAACCATGAACACCAGCTGAGAGATGACTTCAATGTCTTGGCTAAGGACCTGGTGACCACGCTCAAGGATGTTGTGGCTACTCTG GTGATGGAGCGTGGTCGCCTTCGCGCGGCGATGGAAGCGGGCGACGGTCCCACTGGCGGCGTGCTCACCGCGCTCCGGAACAATCTGTCCACCGCCTTACATCAGAACGAAG TGTCCTCCACAGAGCTGCGCGCGCGCCTCTCGCGCATACACGACGCCTCCGACCTCGCAGACGTCACCGCGCCGCCCCACAACGCCGAACAG AACCGTCGGTTTCCGCACTCGCTGAGCTACAGCTCGTCGTGCGTGTCCGCGTCGGAGTTCTTCGACGCCGAGGAGCACGACGACAACAAGACCGACGAGATGTTGGACGCCGACGAG GCGGGTGTGATCGAGCTGGACGGTGACTCGTCGTCTGAGGCGGGCTCACTGAGCAGCGACGACGCCTCCGCCAGCACCGACAACTCCGACGCCGTGG CTAGGCTTGGGGCCCCAAAAAAAAGGTCAACGCGCCGCAGGCTAAGTACATCCGGTAACGAGTCTAATAGATCTAAACGCAAGCATTCCAAACAGAAAC TACGCCGAGAGACGTCGACGACGGTGAACGGGCGTGCGGAGGAGCGTGTGGTGAGTGCGGGCGAGGAGGGGGCGGAGTGGACGCGGCGCACGCGCCTCCCGCACCCGCGCCCCTCCCCCGCCCCGCCCAGCCTGTGGAACCTCCTCTACAAGAACATCGGGAAAGATCTCTCGCAGATATCCATGCCGGTCACCATCAACGAGCCGCTCAATATGCTGCAG AGACTGTGCGAAGAACTCGAATACTCGGAACTCCTCGACGCGGCCGCAGTGTGTACGGGCGCGGCGGAGCGGTGCGCACTGATCGGTGCGTTCGCTGTGAGCGCGTACGCCGCGACCGCGCACCGCGCCGCCAGCAAGCCTTTCAACCCGCTGCTGGGAGAGACATATGAGTGCGTGCGTGCAGACCGTGGCTTTAGCTTTCTTGCCGAGCAG GTTTCCCACCACCCGCCCGTGTCGGCGTGCCACGCGGAGTCGGCGCGCTGGGTGTTCTGGCAGGAGGCGCGCATCAAGACCAAGTTCTGGGGCAAGTCCATGGAGTTCCAACCGGCGGGCAAGGTGCACGTGCGCTTGCTCACCACCGGCGACCACTACAGCTGGAACAag GTGACGACGTGCGTGCACAACCTGTTCGGTGGTCAGCGCTGGGTGGACCAGTACGGCGAGATGACGGTCACGTGTCACGGCACCGACATCTCCTGCAAACTCAACTTCATCAAG GCTAGCTCGTGGTCGAACAGCCGGCACGAGGTGCGCGGCGCGgtgagcggcggcggcgcgcggctgCGGCTGCAGGGACGCTGGACCGAGGCGCTGCACGCCGGCGAGCCGCCTGCCGCCAAGTGTCTGTGGAGGCCCG GCGCGATGCCGGCGGAGCACGAGCTGTACTACGGGTTCACGCGGTTTGCGATGGAGCTGAACGAGCTGGAGCCCGGCATGCGGGACCGCCTGCCGCACACTGACACACGTCTCAg ACCCGACCAGCGCGCGCTAGAGGAGGGCGACGTGGAGAGCGCGGAGACGCTCAAGCTGCAGCTGGAGCAGGCGCAGCGTGACCGCCGCCGCGACCGCCCTGACCACCGCCCGCAGTGGTTCCG